In Myxococcus stipitatus, the following are encoded in one genomic region:
- a CDS encoding bifunctional aspartate transaminase/aspartate 4-decarboxylase: MSTETTTETDTGARHDEEIAAPRELHKLSPFELKDTLIELADESARTRAAVMFNAGRGNPNWIATTPREAFFLLGQFALRESRRTWNEPEVGLAGMPRSPDIARRLRDFLGTCDDSPAVRLLRDSVDYGVSTLGFDADAFVWELTDAAIGDNYPVPDRMLVHAERIVRAYLAREMCDGRPPPGTFDLFAVEGGTAAMAYIFRSLMVNGLLKKGDTIALGTPIFTPYLEIPRLEEFDLRTVDIRQSVMTGQGTHAWQYPESELRKLEDPRIKAFFVVHPGNPGATAMRRESLDLLVDLVQKKRPDLLLLTDDVYGTFVEGFRSLAAELPHNTLLVYSYSKHFGCTGWRLGVVALHEDNILDRMLARLPESMREMLNERYGSIALKPEALKFIDRMVADSRAVALNHTAGLSLPQQLQMSLFSMFALLDKDDAYKKRCRRICQERLSALYQGMGIDLPADPLRTAYYQTLDLEAWARKHIGQDFVEYAQARHDPLDIVLSLARRHGVVLLNGSGFEGPEWSARVSLANLDDDAYPRIGQSLKDIVIRAIREWRQRDLDS, from the coding sequence ATGAGCACGGAGACGACGACCGAGACGGACACGGGCGCCCGGCACGACGAGGAGATCGCCGCCCCCCGCGAGCTCCACAAGCTCAGCCCGTTCGAACTCAAGGACACGCTCATCGAACTGGCGGACGAGTCCGCGAGGACACGCGCGGCGGTGATGTTCAACGCGGGGCGCGGCAATCCCAACTGGATTGCCACCACGCCCCGCGAGGCGTTCTTCCTCCTGGGCCAGTTCGCGCTGCGCGAGAGCCGCCGCACCTGGAACGAGCCGGAGGTGGGGCTGGCGGGCATGCCGCGCTCGCCCGATATCGCCCGGCGCCTGCGCGACTTCCTGGGGACGTGTGACGACAGCCCCGCGGTCCGGTTGCTGCGAGACTCGGTGGACTACGGCGTCTCCACGCTGGGCTTCGACGCGGATGCGTTCGTCTGGGAGCTCACCGACGCGGCCATCGGCGACAACTACCCGGTGCCGGACCGGATGCTCGTGCACGCGGAGCGTATCGTCCGGGCCTACCTGGCCCGCGAGATGTGTGACGGCCGGCCGCCTCCAGGCACGTTCGACCTGTTCGCCGTCGAGGGCGGCACCGCGGCGATGGCGTACATCTTCCGGTCGCTGATGGTGAACGGCCTGCTCAAGAAGGGGGACACCATTGCCCTGGGCACGCCCATCTTCACGCCCTACCTGGAGATTCCGCGGCTGGAGGAGTTCGACCTGCGCACGGTGGACATCCGCCAGAGCGTGATGACGGGGCAGGGCACCCACGCCTGGCAGTATCCGGAGTCGGAGCTGCGCAAGCTGGAGGACCCGCGCATCAAGGCGTTCTTCGTGGTGCACCCCGGCAACCCAGGCGCGACGGCGATGCGGCGCGAGTCGTTGGACTTGTTGGTGGACCTGGTCCAGAAGAAGCGGCCCGACCTGTTGCTGCTCACGGACGACGTGTACGGGACGTTCGTGGAGGGCTTCCGCTCCCTGGCGGCGGAGCTGCCCCACAACACGCTCCTGGTCTACTCCTACTCCAAGCACTTCGGCTGCACCGGCTGGCGGCTGGGCGTCGTCGCGCTCCATGAGGACAACATCCTGGACAGGATGCTGGCGCGGCTGCCGGAGTCCATGCGGGAGATGCTGAACGAGCGCTATGGCTCCATCGCGCTGAAGCCGGAGGCGCTGAAGTTCATCGACCGGATGGTGGCGGACAGCCGCGCCGTCGCGCTGAACCACACCGCGGGCTTGTCCTTGCCCCAGCAGCTCCAGATGTCGCTCTTCTCGATGTTCGCCTTGCTGGACAAGGACGACGCCTACAAGAAGCGCTGCCGGCGCATCTGCCAGGAGCGGCTCTCCGCGCTGTATCAGGGCATGGGCATCGACCTGCCGGCGGACCCGCTGCGAACCGCGTACTACCAGACACTCGACCTGGAGGCGTGGGCGCGCAAGCACATCGGCCAGGACTTCGTCGAGTACGCCCAGGCGCGGCATGACCCGCTCGACATCGTGCTGTCGCTGGCGCGCCGTCACGGCGTGGTGCTACTCAACGGCAGTGGCTTCGAGGGACCCGAGTGGTCTGCCCGGGTGTCGCTGGCGAACCTGGACGATGACGCCTATCCGCGCATCGGCCAGAGCCTCAAGGACATCGTCATTCGCGCCATCCGGGAGTGGCGGCAGCGCGACCTGGATTCGTGA
- a CDS encoding type II asparaginase has translation MSGSKHSVWGVVCALGLLLTGAGIAAQQAAPAAPPTPGQTQTSSAPEKDKAKEQEQPKASVRILATGGTIAGAQGNPQGYGYKAGTFKVEDLIKSVPNVDKLAKLSGEQVANIGSQDMNDAVWLKLAKRTNELLASPEVDAVVITHGTDTLEETAYFLDLVVKSNKPVVLVGSMRPATAISADGPGNLYDAVAVAASPDAKGRGVLVVINDEIHAARNVTKTNTTNVETFRSPNRGPSGVVNTGKISWFEKMDKRHTVDSEFSVVGKDTLPRVDVLYAHANMSPDLIDAAVKNGARGLVIAGVGDGNMTQPALDALTKYAKKGVVVVRSTRLPSGLVLRNNEINDDEKGFVASGELNPAKSRVLLQLALQETKDPARIQRMFQEY, from the coding sequence ATGAGCGGCTCGAAGCACAGTGTGTGGGGTGTGGTCTGTGCCCTGGGGCTTCTGTTGACGGGGGCGGGAATCGCCGCGCAGCAAGCGGCGCCAGCGGCTCCGCCCACGCCAGGACAGACGCAGACGTCGTCCGCGCCGGAGAAGGACAAGGCGAAGGAACAGGAGCAGCCCAAGGCGTCCGTGCGCATCCTCGCCACCGGGGGGACCATCGCCGGCGCCCAGGGGAATCCTCAGGGGTATGGCTACAAGGCCGGGACCTTCAAGGTCGAGGACCTCATCAAGAGTGTTCCCAACGTGGACAAGCTGGCGAAGCTGTCCGGCGAACAGGTGGCGAACATCGGCAGCCAGGACATGAACGACGCGGTCTGGCTGAAGCTGGCCAAGCGGACCAACGAGCTGTTGGCCTCGCCGGAGGTCGACGCGGTGGTCATCACCCATGGCACGGACACGCTGGAGGAGACGGCGTACTTCCTGGACCTGGTCGTGAAGAGCAACAAGCCCGTCGTGCTCGTGGGCTCCATGCGGCCCGCCACCGCCATCAGCGCGGACGGGCCGGGGAACCTCTACGACGCGGTGGCCGTGGCGGCCTCGCCGGACGCGAAGGGCCGGGGCGTGCTGGTGGTCATCAACGATGAAATCCACGCGGCCCGCAACGTCACGAAGACGAACACCACCAACGTGGAGACCTTCCGCAGCCCCAACCGCGGCCCGTCCGGCGTGGTCAACACGGGGAAGATCAGCTGGTTCGAGAAGATGGACAAACGCCACACGGTGGACTCGGAGTTCTCCGTCGTGGGCAAGGACACGCTCCCCCGCGTGGACGTCCTCTACGCCCACGCGAACATGAGCCCGGACCTCATCGACGCGGCGGTGAAGAACGGCGCCAGGGGGCTGGTCATCGCGGGCGTGGGGGACGGGAACATGACCCAGCCGGCGCTGGACGCGCTGACGAAGTACGCGAAGAAGGGCGTGGTGGTGGTCCGCAGCACGCGGCTCCCCAGCGGTCTGGTCCTGCGCAACAACGAGATCAACGACGACGAGAAGGGCTTCGTGGCCTCCGGCGAGCTGAACCCCGCCAAGTCGCGCGTGCTGTTGCAACTGGCGCTTCAGGAGACCAAGGACCCCGCTCGCATCCAGCGGATGTTCCAGGAGTACTGA
- a CDS encoding HAD family hydrolase, whose protein sequence is MSAPLPSWNEGAARTALLDFVDAVTTEGAPSYVPPEDRVAVFDNDGTLWAEQPMYVQALFAVDRVRALAPSHPEWRDRQPFKALIEGDEEALRALTEHEAAALLATTHAGMTTGEFSDTVKQWLEKARHPRFQRPFTHCVYQPMLELLDLLRARGFDLHIVSGGGIDFLRTFCKETYGIPASHVIGSSGKTRLEWREGQPVLVKLPSLTSLDEGEGKPINIHLHIGKRPVLAFGNSDGDLQMLQYTGFGDSPRLRLLLHHDDDAREYAYDREARAGRLDHALEIAGQDGWTVVSMRADWKCVFP, encoded by the coding sequence ATGAGCGCTCCCCTCCCCTCCTGGAATGAAGGCGCGGCGCGAACGGCCCTGTTGGACTTCGTCGACGCCGTCACCACCGAAGGAGCCCCCAGCTACGTCCCGCCAGAGGACCGCGTGGCGGTCTTCGACAACGACGGGACGCTCTGGGCCGAGCAACCCATGTACGTCCAGGCCCTCTTCGCCGTGGACCGCGTGCGGGCACTCGCGCCATCCCACCCCGAGTGGCGCGACCGGCAGCCCTTCAAGGCCCTCATCGAGGGAGACGAAGAAGCCCTGCGCGCGCTCACCGAACACGAGGCCGCGGCGCTCCTCGCCACCACCCACGCGGGCATGACCACGGGTGAGTTCTCCGACACCGTCAAACAGTGGCTCGAGAAGGCTCGGCATCCGCGCTTCCAGCGGCCGTTCACCCACTGCGTCTATCAGCCCATGCTGGAGCTGCTGGACCTCCTGCGCGCGCGCGGGTTCGACCTCCACATCGTCTCGGGAGGAGGCATCGACTTCCTGAGGACCTTCTGCAAGGAGACCTACGGCATCCCCGCCTCACATGTGATTGGCAGCAGCGGCAAGACGCGCCTCGAGTGGCGCGAGGGACAGCCGGTGCTCGTCAAGCTGCCCAGCCTCACCAGCCTCGACGAGGGTGAAGGCAAACCGATCAACATCCACCTGCACATCGGCAAGCGTCCCGTGCTCGCGTTCGGCAACTCGGACGGAGACCTGCAGATGCTGCAGTACACCGGCTTCGGTGACAGCCCCCGGCTGCGTCTGCTCCTGCACCACGACGATGATGCACGCGAGTATGCGTATGACCGCGAGGCCCGTGCGGGCCGCCTGGACCACGCGCTGGAGATCGCCGGCCAGGACGGGTGGACGGTGGTGAGCATGCGCGCGGATTGGAAGTGCGTGTTTCCGTGA
- a CDS encoding aspartate:alanine exchanger family transporter, translated as MGSQARQAIILAGAAVVGLAVVCFAQGQPAPTVQPEPHGVFGAILDYLRRVPFVLLFLVVAAGFALGEVKVKGVGMGSTAATLLLALIVSFWAFHTHKIQYTLPEFTSTVFFNLFIFAIGMKVGPQFLGGIHREGKHLIILALLVPLLSSALVYASRFFTTLGPGLLAGILSGANTATPGFGAAQAALSSGAAKLSPEAAKLAPDNLTTSYAFLYCISMVAFTVLMSFMPRMFGRDAVADGKAMEKELAGEDSAPLPGTADAFIRGYMPLDLRVFRVENPALEGRTVADLDHAHPRVAVERVAQGGRVYNPPPDLVLHRGDEVAMLGPVSLLLAGGPHIGPEVDDSKLRNVKFDTVEFIVQNKEVIGKTLGELAQRTGQGIYLNAIFRAGDQLPVSRDLAVHKGDVLRITGSSRRVEDLKKLLGPLVKPSLSTDIITLGLGLAAGALLGAITVPLFGIQFSMGSAVGLLIVSIGLSILRTHNPALGGPFPESARQLLEDLGLNVFIAILGLNAGSGVQHAIERGLLGPTLIIGSIAAFVPPVVGWVVGQYLFKMNTAVLMGAISGARCNSAGMRAAQEASKSIVPAIGYPVTFAISNLLLTLICYMFALLG; from the coding sequence ATGGGAAGCCAAGCGCGTCAGGCCATCATTCTCGCGGGGGCGGCCGTCGTCGGACTGGCGGTCGTCTGCTTCGCACAGGGGCAGCCCGCGCCCACCGTGCAGCCGGAACCGCACGGGGTCTTCGGGGCCATCCTGGACTACCTGCGACGCGTGCCCTTCGTCCTGTTGTTCCTCGTCGTGGCCGCGGGCTTCGCGCTGGGCGAGGTGAAGGTGAAGGGCGTGGGCATGGGCTCCACCGCGGCCACCCTCCTGTTGGCCCTCATCGTCAGCTTCTGGGCCTTCCACACCCACAAGATTCAATACACCCTGCCGGAGTTCACCAGCACGGTGTTCTTCAACCTCTTCATCTTCGCCATCGGCATGAAGGTGGGCCCCCAGTTCCTGGGGGGCATCCACCGCGAAGGCAAACACCTCATCATCCTCGCGCTGCTGGTGCCGCTGCTGTCCTCCGCCCTGGTGTACGCGTCGCGCTTCTTCACGACGCTGGGGCCGGGGCTCCTCGCGGGTATCCTCTCCGGCGCCAACACGGCCACGCCCGGCTTCGGCGCGGCGCAGGCGGCCCTCTCCAGCGGCGCCGCGAAGCTCTCGCCCGAGGCCGCGAAGCTGGCGCCCGACAACCTCACCACGTCCTACGCGTTCCTCTACTGCATCAGCATGGTGGCCTTCACCGTGCTGATGTCCTTCATGCCCCGGATGTTCGGCCGGGACGCGGTGGCGGATGGCAAGGCCATGGAGAAGGAGCTCGCGGGCGAGGACTCCGCCCCCCTCCCCGGCACCGCCGACGCGTTCATCCGGGGCTACATGCCGTTGGACCTGCGCGTCTTCCGCGTGGAGAACCCGGCGCTGGAGGGCCGCACCGTCGCGGACCTGGACCATGCCCATCCGCGCGTCGCCGTCGAGCGTGTCGCTCAAGGCGGCCGCGTCTACAACCCGCCGCCGGACCTGGTGCTGCACCGCGGAGACGAGGTGGCGATGCTGGGCCCCGTGTCACTGCTCCTCGCCGGAGGCCCCCACATCGGGCCCGAGGTGGATGACTCGAAGCTGCGCAACGTGAAGTTCGACACGGTGGAGTTCATCGTCCAGAACAAGGAGGTCATCGGCAAGACGCTGGGGGAGCTCGCGCAGCGCACGGGCCAAGGCATCTACCTCAACGCCATCTTCCGAGCGGGTGACCAGCTCCCGGTGAGCCGGGACCTGGCGGTCCACAAGGGCGACGTGCTGCGCATCACCGGCAGCTCGCGGCGGGTCGAGGATTTGAAGAAGTTGCTGGGCCCCCTGGTGAAGCCCAGCCTCTCCACGGACATCATCACCCTGGGGCTGGGACTGGCCGCGGGCGCGCTGCTGGGCGCCATCACCGTTCCGCTCTTCGGCATCCAGTTCAGCATGGGCTCCGCGGTCGGCCTGCTCATCGTCAGCATCGGCTTGAGCATCCTCCGCACCCACAACCCCGCGCTCGGCGGCCCGTTCCCGGAGTCCGCGCGTCAGCTGCTCGAGGACCTGGGCCTGAATGTCTTCATCGCCATCCTCGGGTTGAACGCCGGCTCCGGCGTACAGCACGCCATCGAGCGAGGACTGCTGGGCCCCACGCTCATCATCGGCTCCATCGCGGCGTTCGTCCCGCCCGTCGTCGGCTGGGTCGTGGGCCAGTACCTCTTCAAGATGAACACCGCGGTGCTCATGGGCGCCATCTCCGGAGCGCGCTGCAACAGCGCGGGCATGCGCGCCGCGCAGGAGGCGTCGAAGAGCATCGTCCCGGCCATCGGCTATCCCGTGACGTTCGCCATCTCCAACCTGCTGCTCACCCTCATCTGCTACATGTTCGCCCTGCTGGGCTGA
- a CDS encoding porin family protein — MPRFFAMPWVLSAMLATTSALAGPLRQAAESTSTEAFINDEPHIAGRVTFNLGGSFLVPLGKTSDRFDTGWGFLLGAGYNFTDRLGAFIEYQYSDFDLKDRVLQGENVSGDHIMQYGNLNVLVGLLPHGRVGLYLTGGPGLYYRKVEITELAGATLVPICDPWLLICYNDVVPVSNVIGSRSSTDFGLNGGVGVSYRVYDLMRVYLEVRYHYIFGPKFNAIEGTQRADGQYLPINLGLRF, encoded by the coding sequence ATGCCTCGTTTCTTCGCCATGCCCTGGGTGTTGTCCGCGATGCTCGCCACCACGTCAGCCCTCGCGGGGCCGCTGCGGCAAGCAGCCGAGTCCACTTCCACCGAGGCGTTCATCAACGATGAACCGCACATCGCCGGGCGCGTCACCTTCAACCTGGGCGGCAGCTTCCTCGTCCCGCTGGGCAAGACGAGTGATCGCTTCGACACAGGCTGGGGTTTCCTGCTCGGCGCGGGCTACAACTTCACCGACCGGCTCGGGGCCTTCATCGAGTACCAGTACAGCGACTTCGACCTGAAGGACCGGGTGCTCCAGGGTGAGAACGTCTCCGGCGACCACATCATGCAGTACGGCAACCTCAACGTCCTCGTCGGCCTGTTGCCGCACGGACGCGTGGGCCTCTACCTCACCGGTGGCCCGGGCCTGTACTACCGCAAGGTGGAGATCACGGAGCTGGCGGGCGCCACGCTCGTGCCCATCTGCGACCCGTGGCTGCTCATCTGCTACAACGACGTCGTGCCGGTGAGCAACGTCATCGGCTCGCGCAGCTCCACGGACTTCGGCTTGAACGGCGGCGTGGGCGTCTCCTACCGCGTCTACGACCTCATGCGCGTGTACCTGGAGGTCCGCTACCACTACATCTTCGGCCCCAAGTTCAACGCCATCGAGGGCACCCAGCGCGCCGACGGCCAGTACCTGCCCATCAACCTGGGGCTGCGCTTCTGA
- a CDS encoding SulP family inorganic anion transporter — MKRWVSGGWRSVRRFVPGVSWVRGYEKSWLRPDLLSAMTIAAMLVPQGLAYAQIVGVRPVAGLYAGAVGMVAYALFGPSRHLIVGPEAGAAIIAASALGSVAAGVEPARYAALAALLAMMVGLISLVAGLFKTGALADFLSKPILIGYTNGAALIIIGSQLARMFGLERKTEDFPGQVLEVGRNLRHAHVPTLLLGLGVILALVLLRQFLPKLPGPLILVVVTTVVAQVFQLHHGGIKVVGAIAASPPSLGLPSVGFSDVRALLPAALSLALVNYASSVLAARLYADKHRYHLDSNQELLGQAAANLANAFTQGFPVNGSDSRTAVNDAMGGKSQLVGAVAAVLVFVFALFLTPLLRELPLVTLGAIVMVAAVYLMDVSSILALWRVRRVEAVLAVVTTLGVLVLGILQGILIAVALALGDLIRRAAHPHDAVLGRREDVSGWHDVSRHADTRTLPGLLVYRFDAPMFFANARYLREQLRALVAAAEPPPREVVLDASAVFDLDVTAAEGLEKLRRELSERGIVLVIADANAPLRGMLRRTGLMERLGEENVYLTVEAAVARFEQRRPRAPAPPEPPSAAH; from the coding sequence ATGAAGCGCTGGGTGTCGGGCGGGTGGCGGAGCGTGCGGCGGTTCGTTCCGGGCGTGAGCTGGGTCCGGGGCTATGAGAAGTCGTGGCTTCGGCCGGACCTGCTCTCCGCGATGACCATCGCCGCCATGCTGGTGCCGCAGGGCCTGGCCTATGCGCAAATCGTGGGGGTCCGGCCCGTCGCGGGGCTCTATGCCGGCGCGGTGGGGATGGTCGCCTACGCGCTGTTCGGCCCGTCCCGCCACCTGATCGTGGGGCCTGAGGCGGGCGCCGCCATCATCGCCGCGAGCGCGCTGGGCAGCGTGGCCGCGGGCGTGGAGCCGGCGCGGTACGCGGCCCTCGCGGCGCTGCTGGCGATGATGGTGGGCCTCATCAGCCTGGTGGCGGGCCTGTTCAAGACCGGGGCCCTGGCGGACTTCCTCTCCAAGCCCATCCTCATCGGATACACCAACGGCGCCGCGCTCATCATCATCGGCAGCCAGCTGGCGCGGATGTTCGGCCTGGAGCGCAAAACGGAGGACTTTCCGGGGCAGGTCCTGGAAGTGGGCCGCAATCTGCGCCACGCCCATGTGCCCACGCTGCTCCTGGGGCTGGGCGTCATCCTGGCGCTGGTGCTCTTGAGGCAGTTCCTGCCGAAGCTGCCCGGGCCGCTCATCCTGGTGGTGGTGACCACGGTGGTCGCGCAGGTGTTCCAGCTCCACCACGGCGGCATCAAGGTCGTGGGGGCCATCGCCGCCTCGCCCCCGTCGTTGGGATTGCCCTCGGTGGGCTTCTCCGACGTGCGGGCGCTCCTGCCCGCGGCCCTGAGCCTGGCGCTGGTCAATTACGCCAGCTCCGTGCTGGCCGCCCGCCTCTACGCGGACAAACATCGCTACCACCTGGACAGCAACCAGGAACTCTTGGGGCAGGCGGCGGCGAACCTGGCCAATGCCTTCACGCAGGGCTTCCCGGTGAACGGCAGCGACTCTCGCACGGCCGTCAACGACGCGATGGGTGGCAAGTCGCAACTTGTCGGTGCCGTCGCCGCGGTGCTGGTCTTCGTGTTCGCGCTCTTCCTCACGCCGCTATTGCGCGAACTGCCGCTGGTGACGCTGGGGGCCATCGTCATGGTCGCGGCGGTGTACCTGATGGACGTGAGCTCCATCCTCGCGCTGTGGCGGGTGCGGCGCGTGGAGGCGGTGCTGGCGGTGGTGACGACGTTGGGCGTGCTGGTGCTGGGCATCCTCCAAGGCATCCTCATCGCCGTGGCGCTGGCGTTGGGCGACCTCATCCGCCGCGCGGCCCATCCCCATGACGCCGTCCTGGGGCGGCGCGAGGACGTGTCGGGATGGCACGACGTCAGCCGGCACGCGGACACGCGCACCCTCCCGGGCTTGTTGGTCTACCGCTTCGACGCGCCCATGTTCTTCGCCAATGCCCGCTACCTCCGGGAGCAGCTCCGCGCGCTGGTGGCCGCCGCGGAGCCCCCGCCCCGGGAGGTGGTGCTGGACGCCAGCGCCGTGTTCGACCTGGACGTCACCGCCGCGGAAGGATTGGAGAAGCTGCGGCGGGAGCTGTCGGAGCGTGGAATCGTCCTGGTCATCGCGGATGCGAACGCGCCGCTGCGAGGCATGCTCCGCCGCACCGGGTTGATGGAGCGGCTGGGTGAGGAGAACGTCTACCTCACGGTGGAGGCCGCGGTGGCCCGGTTCGAACAACGCCGCCCGCGAGCGCCCGCGCCTCCAGAGCCTCCCTCTGCCGCTCATTAG
- the sugE gene encoding quaternary ammonium compound efflux SMR transporter SugE: MAWILLIVAGLLEVGWAIGLKYTEGFTRLVPSILTGLAIVTSMLLLGTAAKTLPIGTAYAVWVGIGALGAAVLGVVLFNEAISPLRVLFLSMLLVSIIGLKATSGASH; the protein is encoded by the coding sequence ATGGCGTGGATTCTTCTCATTGTCGCGGGTCTGCTCGAGGTGGGTTGGGCCATCGGGCTCAAGTACACCGAGGGCTTCACCCGCCTGGTGCCCAGCATCCTCACGGGCCTGGCCATCGTCACCAGCATGCTGCTGTTGGGCACCGCGGCGAAGACGCTGCCCATTGGTACGGCTTATGCGGTGTGGGTCGGGATCGGGGCGCTGGGCGCGGCGGTGCTGGGCGTGGTGCTCTTCAACGAGGCCATCTCGCCGCTGCGCGTCCTCTTCCTGTCGATGCTGCTGGTCTCCATCATCGGCCTGAAGGCGACCAGCGGCGCGAGCCATTGA
- a CDS encoding amidohydrolase, with protein sequence MEVTETLQRTEPAQAWRPHLTPAHEQLAPRLEAFYRDLHSHPELSMQEGQTAAKVARWLERCGYEVTPGVGRHGVVGVLRNGPGPTVLLRADMDALPVEEKTGRADASHVRVKDSGGGTVPVMHACGHDVHVTCLLGVAELLATARHHWRGTLMMVAQPAEETLEGARAMLRDRLYERFGKPDVALAQHVGPLEVGFIGHHRGASMMASANVRVRIFGKGGHGSEPHLAVDPVVIAAYLVTRLQTIVSREVDLAAGGAVISVGSLHAGSRSNIIPDEAVLEMTVRTPTDALQKQVLDAISRMAKAECDAGRAPKPPEIEVMSRTRVMVNDDSYFTRVRSAHAAWFGEEHIVDTGMLSGSEDFPYFDGRTSGEGARPAEVPLVYWNFGGTSHEAWKRAPGKTFLEKLQSLPSNHSPLFDPSLDSLRFGCESMLLAALACLDEEPRAQPPSRGVH encoded by the coding sequence ATGGAAGTAACGGAGACCTTGCAGCGGACCGAGCCGGCACAGGCGTGGCGTCCGCACTTGACGCCGGCGCATGAGCAGCTCGCTCCCAGGTTGGAGGCGTTCTATCGCGACCTGCATTCGCACCCGGAGCTGTCCATGCAGGAAGGACAGACGGCGGCGAAGGTGGCGCGCTGGCTGGAGCGATGTGGCTACGAGGTCACCCCGGGGGTTGGCCGCCACGGGGTCGTGGGGGTGTTGCGCAACGGGCCAGGGCCCACGGTGTTGTTGCGCGCGGACATGGACGCGCTGCCGGTGGAGGAGAAGACGGGGCGCGCGGATGCCAGCCATGTCCGGGTGAAGGACTCGGGCGGCGGCACCGTACCGGTGATGCATGCCTGTGGCCATGACGTCCACGTCACCTGCCTGCTGGGGGTGGCGGAGCTCCTGGCCACCGCGCGCCATCACTGGCGTGGGACGTTGATGATGGTGGCGCAGCCCGCGGAGGAGACGCTCGAGGGGGCTCGGGCGATGTTGCGCGACCGGCTCTACGAGCGCTTCGGCAAGCCCGACGTCGCGCTGGCCCAGCACGTGGGGCCGCTGGAGGTGGGCTTCATCGGCCATCACCGGGGCGCCTCGATGATGGCGTCGGCGAATGTGCGGGTCCGCATCTTCGGCAAGGGAGGCCACGGCTCCGAGCCACACCTGGCGGTGGACCCCGTGGTCATCGCGGCCTACCTGGTGACGCGGCTGCAGACCATCGTCTCCCGCGAGGTGGACCTGGCGGCGGGCGGCGCGGTCATCTCCGTGGGGAGCCTGCACGCGGGCTCGCGCTCCAACATCATCCCCGACGAAGCGGTCCTGGAGATGACGGTGCGCACGCCGACGGATGCGCTCCAGAAGCAGGTGCTGGACGCCATCTCCCGCATGGCGAAGGCGGAATGTGACGCCGGGCGCGCGCCGAAGCCGCCCGAGATTGAAGTGATGAGCCGCACCCGGGTGATGGTGAACGACGACTCCTACTTCACGCGGGTCCGCTCCGCGCATGCGGCCTGGTTCGGCGAGGAGCACATCGTCGACACGGGCATGCTGAGTGGCAGCGAGGACTTTCCCTACTTCGACGGTCGCACGTCGGGGGAGGGGGCTCGTCCCGCCGAGGTTCCGCTCGTCTACTGGAACTTCGGAGGCACGTCCCACGAGGCGTGGAAGCGGGCGCCGGGAAAGACCTTCCTGGAGAAGCTCCAGAGCCTGCCGTCGAATCACTCACCGCTCTTCGACCCGTCGCTCGACAGCCTTCGCTTCGGCTGTGAGTCCATGCTCCTGGCGGCCCTGGCCTGTCTCGATGAGGAGCCGCGCGCGCAACCGCCATCGCGCGGCGTCCACTGA